One stretch of Ictalurus punctatus breed USDA103 chromosome 5, Coco_2.0, whole genome shotgun sequence DNA includes these proteins:
- the gpd1a gene encoding glycerol-3-phosphate dehydrogenase 1a, protein MATPKKVCIVGSGNWGSAIAKLVGLNAGQNSKFDSQVRMWVFEEMVDGRKLTEIINTVHENVKYLPGHKLPENVVAVADLVEAVSGADILLFVIPHQFIRRVCDTVRGKIKQDALGLSLIKGVDESPDGLKLISAVIREKLGISVSVLMGANIANEVADEKFCETTIGSKDKAHGALLKELMQTDHFRVTVVEEADVVEICGALKNIVAVGAGFCDGSGFGDNTKAAVIRLGLMEMIAFARLFCSAGPVSSETFLESCGVADLITTCYGGRNRRVAEAFAKTGRSLEELEKEMLNGQKLQGPATAAEVHVVLKNKNLLDKFPLFSAVYEICYEGRPVTEFIGLLQNHPAHL, encoded by the exons ATGGCAACTCCAAAGAAAGTGTGTATCGTCGGCTCAGGGAACTG ggGTTCTGCCATTGCCAAGCTCGTCGGGCTGAACGCAGGACAGAACTCGAAGTTCGACTCTCAAGTCAGGATGTGGGTGTTTGAGGAGATGGTGGATGGCCGGAAACTCACAGAGATCATTAACACAGTGCACGAGAACGTTAAATACCTGCCAGGACACAAGCTGCCGGAGAACGTG gtagCGGTGGCGGATCTCGTCGAGGCCGTCAGTGGTGCGGATATTCTGCTCTTTGTGATCCCTCATCAGTTTATCCGCCGAGTGTGTGACACAGTGCGAGGAAAGATTAAACAAGACGCTCTGGGATTGTCACTTATCAAG gGGGTGGACGAGAGTCCTGATGGCCTGAAGCTGATCTCGGCGGTAATTCGGGAGAAGCTAGGCATTAGTGTGAGCGTATTAATGGGAGCAAACATCGCTAACGAAGTGGCAGACGAGAAATTCTGCGAGACCACCATCG gctcTAAAGACAAGGCCCACGGAGCTTTACTGAAGGAGCTGATGCAGACTGATCACTTCCGGGTCACGGTAGTGGAGGAAGCGGACGTGGTGGAGATCTGTGGAGCTCTGAAG AACATCGTGGCGGTGGGCGCAGGATTCTGCGACGGCTCGGGTTTCGGTGACAACACGAAGGCGGCTGTGATCAGACTCGGCCTGATGGAGATGATCGCCTTCGCACGGCTTTTCTGCTCCGCCGGTCCCGTTTCCTCGGAAACCTTCTTGGAGAGCTGCGGCGTCGCTGATCTCATCACGACCTGCTACGGAGGACGCAACCGGCGCGTGGCTGAAGCCTTTGCCAAGACCGGGAGG tcacTGGAGGAGCTGGAGAAGGAGATGTTGAACGGTCAGAAGCTGCAGGGTCCAGCCACAGCTGCTGAGGTCCATGTTGtcctcaaaaacaaaaaccttctgGACAa ATTCCCCTTGTTTAGTGCAGTGTATGAGATCTGCTACGAGGGTCGTCCTGTTACAGAGTTCATCGGCTTATTACAGAATCATCCGGCTCATTTGTGA